The stretch of DNA ATGAGTGATTGGATTAGAGTACGGTGGGGGAGGAAGCGGAGGCAAATGCATCCTACTTCCTGTGATAGAATTCCACGAACCATTACCAGTTGATAACATATTCTCCGACTGAAGCTGCAATTTAGAAGTTAGTGCTAAAGAAACAGAAAAGGAATTGAACTACAAAGAGAAAATTCAATCTATCTTAACCTACCTGTAGCCCAGCAACATTATTGGGGCCACCAACATCGAATGCTTGAAGGGGATATCCAGTAGGAAGTGGTGGTTGCACATCTCTTGAAGTGTTCACAAATGGTGACGAAACGACAGCAGCTGGAGGGGGCGTTGGAGGCAAAGGAGGCTGTGCATTACCAAGCGTCTGTTCCTTCTGTGGGCTTTTCCCCTGATATAAATAGGACGAGGAAAATTGTTGAAGTGGCAATGGTGCTGAACTTCGTGCATTAGAAAAAGGAGAGGGAAAGCCAGCAATATTTGTTGAAGGTTGTGAAGAATAATTCGATTCAGATCGATCACGCAAGGAAGTGTTCTTCTCTGAAGGCACGCTCAATTCTTGTGTTGTggatatttgagatctagatgCTTGTGGTGTACTACCAATCTGATTAAAACGAACATTTCCATTTCGATCTCCTTCACTCTCCTCGACGACTGAACCTGGAGAGCTTTTGACCACAGCAACAGTTGGTGATGGCAAATTTTCTTCTGGTTGGGGAAATGGTAGCTTATCATCAGAGCCCGGTTCCTCATCAAAAACGATATCAATCTCATCATCATCAAGATCAGCTCTTAGCTTCTGCGGTTGATCAGGTTTAGGAGGACCATTATTATTCAGGAGATCCGAACTCTTGGGTTGTGATGCATCACCAGCTGCAAGAGTGGGAATGGAATTTTGGCGCTCCCTTTGCCTTGCCATGAATTCATCCACATGGATCGATGGAGGCCGTCCACTAATGGACCCACCACGCTGGTTAGTATTTACTATATTAGATCCACTACTTGCACCATCaatgtttctctctctcgcgACATAGTCATCTACATGCATTGAAGGCGGTCTGCTCGTGTTAGGTTTGCGCTGACGGAATGTATCCCTGCGAGTGGGTCCTAGAGGGGCGTTTTGTGCATTCACCCCTCGAGAAAACACATTCGACGTAGTAGCTTCGGAACCGGCAGCATCCCGTGTACGTTTACTGGATCCATCTCCTGGTGGAAGTCTCCTCTTTGCAGATTGAGCTGGCAACAGATGCTTCCCAAGAGAAGAATCAGAACATTCCCACACAAATTTCTCCAAGAATTCCCCGTTTGGAAAGTCATTGCTAGTTTTCTCTGAATCTCCAATGAATTTCCAGGCATTCGAGAAAAAAAGTGCAGCCTCTTCATTCAACGGTAATGTGCTTAAAGATGGCATTAACTGTGATGTCATAACAATGGATCGAATAGCATTGCTGGGGGTTTCAAGACTTTCTGTACAAACAGCTAGTTGTGAATTGGATAGTGAATCAGAAGTGCTGTGAAGCAGAAGAGATACTGCTTTTAAGGACTCCTTGACCTGAAAATTCAAGGTATTTGGCTTAGCAGTTAGCACTCTAAAGAATAAGATATGCCAAAAAAGTGAAAATACACATGATAGCACTTCACATGATCTAAAGCGGATTTTCCGACTATCGCAGTTGAATTCTCATTCTCAGCAATATTTCCCTCCAATGTTTTTAGCAAATTTACAACCTCGTTCAGCTTTTCATCAGAAATATCTGCAGCACCGCCTGGCTCACATGGAAGCCCAAAAAGGTACTTCAAAATATTGATTCCCTCCACACTAACAAGCAAACAAGACAAAGAGATTAATAATCTAACAAGGAGAAAAGGAAGTGGAGCATGCACATTGGAGGCACATATGTTAAGAGCGACTTACCTGTCACCTTCCAAGCTTAGGCAAACAGCACTCAACGATAACACATAAACTGTTTCTACCACAAAGTTCGCACAACTGTCATTAGAATCCAGAGATCTCAAAAGCTTCTTCCAGCATTTTAAGAAGGGAAGGGACTGCAACCAACTATACTCATTGGAATAGTTTTCATCAGTATCCCTTTCATCTTGTTCTAGCTCCTGATTAGGACCTAAAGCTTGAGAATATATTACTGAAAGAGAACTTCTACCCTGTTTGGACGAAACTAGCTCCTTGAAAGCCATGGCACATGCCAACAATTCCTTTCCAACTGGTAGTACCTGATATAGCACAATTTCTTGATCACAATAATCAAATGGTAAAACTAGACAGAAATGAATTCAAGATAAATCAATCAACTTGCAATACACATAAATAGGTCTACACTCTACAATTCATGTTACAGCCAAACGAACTTCATCTACAATAACTATTGATAAGTCCCATAACAACTTATTTAGGATTCACTAATTACCAGCATACTTGGCATTTCAACAACAGACACAATTAAAGGCAGCCAAAAGAAGAATCTTTTACCTTAACATACAGCGATAAAGACAACCGTTATGACCTAATAAAACTCTTGAATGCATTATTTACCTGACATAACTTCAGGAGATGGCGCACAATCAAAGAGCTTTCTTCAAGACTGATGTTTTCATTCAAGAACCTATATTTTGAGAGAACATAATGTGAATATCAAGAAAAATATAAGCCAACTAAGGCAAAATGCTAAATAGGCACAAAATGTATTGGTTCTGAGTTTACTCGTCATGCACTGCAATTTGTTTTGGGGATGACTGGGCATTAAAGATCAATGCCAAAGACTTAAATGCAGGAAGACTCCAGCTAAGCAAAATATTATTTCTAGAAGAACCTCTGCTTTCACGAGTCAGCTTTCCTTCCGAATAAAATGCGTTGCTACATATCTCTAGTACTTTACCAAGTATCCTAACAGTCCCCATCTTACTTAATAACGCCTGCAAAAGATAGGATCATAAGAGACAAGCTAAAGTAGTATGAATACAAaatagatatacatatatattttgttttaccGTGGAGTTGGGGTGTTCTAACAAGCTAGCGATAAAGTGAAGCAATTGATGCACCTGAAAAAGGATTCACAATCCCAATTATAAATCATCAATGATTATTggataatcaaaatattaagaCTTCATACCTTGAAGATATCTGTATCTGATAGAGATGATTCATCAACATGATTATCCAACCATGAGATTGTTGGCCGTAGAAGTACAACTGCACATTCTGCCCTTTGGGAGGCAATGCGGGCTATTAGAACTCGAAGCATATCTTGTATGACCACTAAACCCTGTGAGATACAACTAACTAGTGAGAATACAGATAGCACTCAAATGTATCACAGGACAAAAAGATACTACGAGATTCACTTTTTGTGCTCTTGAattaaaaaagggttaattgcatacaacccCCTGTAAACATAgcgaattgcaaatatatttctacaaagttcaacttttttatgttatgcttgcaaaagttcagtgatattcatatttgtccctctagtttgttatcgttagagaaatatttatttttttaacagcagataagtgaaatgtcaacTTTGCCATAAAAAAAATGTCCCTCCAAAAAGCCCCAACTGCTATACTCCTATAGAAGTCccacaaaaaattttcaatggtcatcttcttcctcatcttcttcctctttaaaACTCAATCCAATCCACCATTGTTGCAACCTCTTCTCTCACTCCTTTTCTTCCaaaccttttcttttgagcaaaataagaaaaaatcatAGAGGAAACTGAATGTAAAAGCAACACGCGCTCGACAAGGGCGAAGCAACACGCGTCGTGAATGAATGGGTACGGAGAAATTCTAGTTATAGGTTCGAAGCttaagagaggaagaggaagaggaagatgaagaagaagaattctCATTGCTAGGGTTTTAATTAAGAGAAGaaggtataatataagaggggtaaaagtATCAATTTACATCATTGACTAACtaaggttaaatattttacctatgattaactaaatttttttaacggatcctaacagCATGGGCATATTTTGcaaacattaggacttttgcaggaataacatAAGAAAGTTGAACTCTGTAGGGATTATTTGCAATTCGCTATGTTTACGGGGAGCTGTATGtaattaaaaccaaaaaaattaacgGAGAGATTATATACTACACATACCGAAGTAGCATAGTGCAGGACAACTTGTGCAATTTTATCGAGCTGTGGTGTCAACCGAATGAGCAGTAGTGACGAATGTTCTGGCAACAAGTACCAGTTAATCTGTCTCTCTACTTGAGGTCCTAAAACTGTTGCAATACTCAAAGCTCTAACAGCACTCAGTGGGGGCATTTCATTTTTCCACAGCCATATACCTTCATCTGGAAATAGATAACCCTATTGGTGCAGAGGAGATAAAAGATGTATTTTTATTACACTAGTTAAGAATAAGAGAATTTCAAGTTTGAAACAACCACATATCAAATGCTCTCAGGTtttagaatcaaaagaaaatgcaCAATATAGACGTGCATACCAGAAGAGAAAGTAGACTACAGACATCTTTTGGGCCCAGTGCTGCCGAGGAAGTGGCCTGAATGTTTTCAAGAAGAGAATGGAAGAGTCCAGGGGCCCAACCAAAAATGGGCCAGGAAGCAACTGCCGATGTAATAAGATGACAAATGGCACCATGGCCCAGAGCAGGGCTAGGATATAAGAAGGATAAATCTGCGGCACACGCTGCTAGTCTTGGGCTATAGTGATAACACTTCAATCAGGTTACCGCAGAAATAATCTAAacaagaagaggagaaaaataTTTACCTTACTTCCCGATGGAGTTGTAGAAGTGCATTAAGTAACTTTTTATTGCGGTACTGCTCCTTTGTCTCCTATAGACATCCATTAATATtccataaatatttatttttaacaaacaTAGTCTTAAACTTACTAGCAGGGACAATTAATCTTTCAGAGTAAAAAGAAACCATAATTCTGCCAATCAATGAAACCATTATTAGCAACAGACAGCATGATGTATTCTGTGCGACTATGACGGGTGTTGCGAAAAGGGATAGAATTCTGGCATGAAGTAGAAGTCACCTACGAATTGTAAACCTGTTTTTAACCATGCAGTAGCATTCCAGTTTCACCCAAAATAAGTTAAATTCAAAGTTTCAATCCAAAACAGTGCCAAATGATGCACAAATGCAATATTCATAATGCcaatttatacatataaaacactTGGAATCTGTCCACTACATACTAATTGGCCCTATGCATCTCTTACATCAGCCAAGACTGGAAGCAAAATAACTCTACACATTACACACTGGTGCATCTATCTTTATCTtataaattagataataaagaTCAGATTTTCTTCCACTGTATTATggatttatgaattttaaatttcatatttgtgAACTTAAGTTCGAAATGACACTCAATAAGTGCACAATCTAGATTCAAGTATTTAGCAGCTTGCCTGCAATTTCCGAAGGAGATTAATCAACAAGACAAGAGAAGGAATAATAAGATCAAGAAGGCGCTTTTCATGACTTCGGCCAAAAAGCAAATCAGTAGTCGAGCTTGACTCTGCTCCTTCATCAACAAGGTAATCTGAGAGGAGAACAATATGAGAAATTAAAAGCAAGAAACTTTAAGTTACATGATACAGTAACAACATACTTGTATAAATGCATACAAAGTTGGAAACTGAATAAAATTTGTCAAGCACAATACCAAAACAAACAGGGCAACTAAGTCAACCAGTATCATGAACGTTCaggaaaaaaatttgtaagttttCAGCTATTAAATAAAGTAATATTTAGTTACCTGGCTTTCTTAACCACAAAAAGTAAAAGCACTACCAGAATAAACAGGATAAGTAATTAATGCTAGTATCACTAATGCTGTTAAGAAGACAAATAGAGTCTTCCAAttattaaataaagtaaaatttactTAACAAACTTTCTTAACCACCAATAGCAAAGTAATAGCAAAGAATGAACCAAGAGGCGTCTAGTAGGATTCCCTACCAAACAAGATTTTAAAGGGCCAACTTCAGATCCTAAGCTAGTAGATTATCTTCTTGGAACTGTAAAAGTACAGGAAGGCTGGTTAATGTAACTCTTCTTCCTCCTAAATAGAACAACAAAATTGTTTTACAAGTTCATTGCTTTGCTCAGTGAACAACTTAATGGTAAAATTTGTAACAACACTATCAGGGCAAGTTTATAATGACAACTTAAGTTAACAAAGTTTGAATTAATGAATTAGTAGTTTATACCCCGTTACTCAGCATTTCCCATACATGGAGGTATTGGATTAATACCATTAAACCATTTGTCTGACAACATAAAGGACAAGCAATGGAGTACTCACCATAACTGTTAGACCAGCGCTCGAGCATAGACTTGCAATTGACTAAAACCACATACACGAGAGTAACAGCCCCCTCTTCAAAAAGAGTTGCAGCCACAGCCTTCATAACAAGATAAAAATTGCAAAGAATGCAAAGTTAAAAGACAATAGCTAAGGTCAATAAGATATATATGGAAAGATTAAAACTGCAAAGAAGCTCATACTGAATCTTCAGAAATATATGCCAAAATACGAAGCGCTGTTGTCAGTTGAACTATAGAAGTGCTGGTAAGGGGGACTCCATCAAAGTACTTGTCAGAGACGAGCTTTCCAAGAAGATTATCAATAACCAGGCCATCTGAACTGCTGGTTGAATCCCCAAATACATTCTCTACATCAATTGAATCAGATACAAGTATACTCGACGAAGAAAGATGAGCATCTCCCCCAGAAGCTAAAATAGCAGCATATTGAAGGAGCCCAATAGTCCCGTTCTTGTGGTAAATAACACCAGCATCTATCCATTTCAGCAACCTTGTAGGAGCATCCTGCCTATTCGATCCTGGAGAAGATAAGTGTAGAGCCTTGTGAAGCTCTACAGCCAGTCCAATCCAAGATTTAAGAGATGAAGCAGCAGAATCTGCGACCATCACTTCAAAAATTTCCGCAGCAGAATGAAGGATGGCTGAACTTAAAGGTGAGGCTCCTATAACAACTTTATAAGTCAAAACAATGAAGTACATATTaccaaatgaaaattaaaacaaaaagaaagtgTAAACAGTAGACTATAGTCTACCGCTGGTTATAGCAGTTTGCTCTAGATCTTTGTATGAACGCAATGCCTCCAGCAGAACTGAAAGAGCCTGTAATAATAACACAATGAGGGTTAACCATGCAagtcataaaattaattagaaaatcatTAGTCTTTTAACCTGGAATATCTTCAAAAGCTTAGTATAGTACCTCTGGGAAATAGCCTAGTGCCAACAAAGCTTTCCGACCAGTATCAGTCCTGCATTAATCATGAGAATTAATGCATGTTAGACTTTAGATTGTAGATACAAGTTGTGCTCATGTGTTCCAGATCTAGAAACATGCTAGATGCCCAAGACACGTGtcagtttctttcttttcttcttgtaGAATTTTTAATATCAAGATTTTTAAATCAAGAAGTCGGAATGTTGCCATAGTGAATCCAAAAtattaagggcctgtttggccctgTTGTAGGGATGTGGAATGAAGTGTTGTctgagtagttttttttttaggagaagCGAAGAAGCATTGAACTTAAACCCCTTCAATAAATTCTCTGCAGCAGAGTTAGAAGCATTAAACTGGACCAACTGCTTTTGCGGCTACAGAATCTTATGACTAATTCCCACTAAAACAAAAGCACCAATACCATCAAACACTTCCCTGGACATAATTGTTTGCTGAAAGCAAAAAAAGCAGGGCCAAACAGGCAGTAGAGTACCATAAAGGATTacaagaaataataaatttatatataatatgtaatttTGAAGCTTTGGGCGGTGTAAAATTGTATAGACAAGAAGATTCATAGATTCATAATTAGTACAACACAGAAGACTTCATATCTAATGACAATAATTACTAAACCGTATGAAAAATGACAGGTACCATTCTGACAATTTTAGCCTTAAAATATAGATCTAAAAAAGTATTTAGCTTTGCCATAATAGCTATGCAACACTGTGCATCTCATAGATGTTACAGCACAAATGAAAACCAACTTTGGTTTAAATTCTCCCTTTGCTACTACAAGTCAGTAAACTGTGTCCGTTAcatttgttttctctcttttgccAATAAGAACATTCAGCACAAAGATTCTACTCTGTGAAGTACAGAACATTAGTCATTATGACCAACCTGGATATAGCACAGAGTTCCCAAAGAGCCCATAGAAATTCATCGGAATTAGGAGCAGCAGCAAGTAAGCGACTAACAGCAGTTACCTACAATGAAACAGAACAATCAGTAAGTAGCAAAACACCATACCCAATGAATGatcaaaaaaatatcataatcaACAAAATAACGTGTATAAATGACATGCATAGATATACTATTTAGTTCAAGCTTGAGCATCGATACATGATATTCTCTACATAAATGCGTACTGCAGAATTTGGCTAGTAGCAAATGTAAAAAGGTTGACAGTAAAAGTTCGAATATAGGTGATGGAGCAATCATATTTTAAGACACAAGGTAACCAAATAATATAGGCTTTGAGCATATTAGTAAGATTAGGTACCTATGAATAAGAACTACAAATCAAACTTTCAGAAGCATGAATGATTCTCATGAATTAAGAGACTGATTAGATGTCAAAACAAGTTGTCCGCAGAAACAACTCTTCAAGCGATATTTCTGGCACTTTAATTGATAGAAGAAAAGTAACTTCAATTCCCTATCTTTACATCTGATATGATGTATTCTCACTACTGCCCATTCTGCAATATCCCAGCTCTTTCCACTCTAGTCTAgaaatatagatatacatattTATCTTTATCATTATCATAAATGACAGTTAATATGTTATTTGCACTGGTAATAtcattttactaaaatatatattgaatacTATTATATGATAAACAAATATCAGTAAACACTACTTCCTGATTTTAGCAATATATGTAAACAGTATCATGATAAATTGATTACGAAGATAATGATAATGATTGACTAGCCATTTTCTGTAAGCCCTCGTTATATGTATAATACATTGTTGATTCACTTAAGAAAAGCAGGCTCTGCAGTGAAGTTCATGACACCATTTGCTAGTTTTTCAAGAAGGTAGATGCCATATACAAGATTATTGACCGTATCCTAAATAAGGATAACTTAATCCACTTTATCACCAAGCATCTTCTCGACCAGTCAATCCTTTCAACAACTGACTGTCAAATTCCCTCAACTAAATAAGAAAAGATATGCCAAAAGGAATGCTcttagcatttctatactaaCCACTCTAAGATAGAGCTCTATAATCATCCCAACTTCTTGCGGACGGCAAAAGAATCCCTTCGACAAAAGAACAGTTGCCTGTCTGAGAGTCATGCATTCTGTTTTACTGATATCTTCCCCATCTTGAAAGGCGAGAATCAAGAGCTCAGTTGCTTCAGGTTGAACAAGCAGAAACGATAAGCCTAAAAAGCAAAAGCAGGTAGCCTTAATACCATTGTTTCAAAGATACAATGTTCTAGAAATAAAAGTTTCTATCTGCAAGCAACAAAAAGGACCTGAACGacagaaaaggaaagaaagcgATATGTGCTCAAATAAAAGTTTCTATCTGTAAGCAACAAGAGGGACCTGAACGacagaaaaggaaagaaagcaaTATGAGCTCAAGTGATGTAGCAATCTCCAAAAAACTGTCTGCCGCACTCCCACTGGCTGATCTCAATGTGGCAGATGATAACAAAGCAGCTGACAAAGGAAAAAATCCCCGTTCCTGTTTCAAAATATCAAcaacaagaacaaagaatatACTCAAAAGGTAGTgctgaaagaaaaggaagaagtcCAAGAGAATAGACAACACAAGGTGAAAGAGCCTTCAGAATATTCAAAACATAAGCATGCAAATAAACACATTATTACCTTTAAAAGGGATAACAGATACGGATCAAAATCAGACCTTGCAAAACTATACTTGGACGTGGCTATAAAGTTGACGGTTGCTTTATAAGACAATAAATCTTCAGTATTGCCAAGATTAGATATTCTTCGCACAAACCGTGGTGAGGGATCTTCAATAGGGCCATAAGAATTTATTGATTTCTGCATCAACATTTACCAGCAGAGAAGTAAGAAGAGATAGTGCCCAAGACAAAATACATTTACAACTGTAAGTAAATAAATGTGTGAAAACACAGTACATAaatgtataaattatatatttcgtCCTCGGAAAATCTTCAAAGCAGAAATATACCAAGATATGCTTAAGCTGTGAATTTGCATCAACAAGGGATGTAACTCCATCAGTGGCAAGCTGACCATCAGCGGGTAGGTTGGTCAGTAAGAAGACCACTGCAGACTGTAAatcgacaataataataattgttagcatctaaaaaaattatattgaagTGATGCGACTAGAAACCAATGGCGAACCTCATATCTGGACAATATCTCAAAGAAACGCAACCGATGTAGGACATACGTAGAAAGAGAGGCAATATCATCTCTCTGCTTTTCCAATAGCAATTCCAATAGATAGCAGTAACCGTCACTAACACGAAACGGGACGACAAAATCTCTACGTGGCCACCACCCCAGAAATGATTCACATCCAATGCCATGTCGAGTAGCACACTCAATGATAAGAAGTAAGAGTAATGTGGTAGCTGTTGATTTCGGTATCTCTCGGTGAAGAAGATGAATAATTTGATCCATTCCACCACCACTAACAAAATGAGAGCAACCCTCCCTTGAAGAGCAGACAAGAAGGATCAAGCCCAAGGCGAAAACCAAGTTTTTGCTCTGTACAAAAAAACCAACAGTAAAAGGTTTGCCGAATTGCTCAGTCAAAGAATGAAAGCAAAAGCATCCCatagatagttttatattttaatgtagAAATATGAATGAATGTACCTGAGAGAAGAACGGAAGGTCAAGAGTGGAGGCTTTCCTAAAGAACGGGAAACATTGATAAAACATGTCAACAAGCATTTCAGTGGTAGGCAACTGGGTTTCCAATTCATCTTCCATTAATTCACAACTTCCATTTTCAGATTGAAGATTCTTCCAGATTTCAAGAAGCTCATTCCTAGCATCAGCAAGAACATTAAGAAACTTTGGACTATCTCTTTTGCTGCCAACGAGTGCACTCAACAATTCTTGGTCCCAAGAATGCAGTGCGCTGTCAGTGTTAACCACAGCACACGATGAAGCGACTGACTCAACAGCACTTACGACATTAGAAGCCATGTCGTTAGTATCGACTAATTGGCATATCTGAAAGGCTAGCAACAAAAATTGCTTCACTTCAGGCAAAATATCGAATTCAGGAGATCGAAAACCTAAGGATTTTAGTGAAGACACTGATTCCTCAAATGCCAATTCAGATGAATGTAATGCTAGCGGGAGGTCTTCAAGCCTTCCCTCTGATGGAGAACAAACTACATTTGTGAGAGAATTGTCCAAATCCACTTCTATGTTAAATTGACCAAGGTCCTCAGCTGTATTTCCATAAACAACCAGCGTGAGACTGCGATAACTGCCACGCAACACCAAGTGGTTGGTAACAATGGCCTGCATTTCGTAATCAAAGGAACCCAacgaaaaatttaattaaattctcctagaaaatatatataggaaataaaATAACAACAACACAGTTCAACCAAGGAAATCATATTCCATGCAAAGAAAGAAGCTTTAACATTATAACCTATTTATTGATTAACCACATGATAACAAAACCAAGCAAGTTTGTCATCACTAACGGTTATAAACTTATAGCAGTTGGTATTGTATATAATAGGCAGCAAAAGAAAATGTTTAGAAAGAATAGCAGATACACTAACCAAGAAGAAACAACCTCACCTCAACTTCCAACACATTGGATGAAGAATGCGAGTATAGGAAAGGCTGGCAAAGGCGCCTAAATCGTGACTCCCCTTCACAATGGACAAAAACCTCCAAAGCAAACGAAGGAGGTGAAGTAGCCCTGGAAAAGGAATTATCCAGCAGAAGTAACATGATGGGCATTAAAAGGAATTATCCAGCATAAGTagctttaaaataaaacaactagATGCTCAATGACATGTACAGTTGCAAAAGTTGTAAAATGACTCATAAGAAGAGACCGACAACAAATTAGTTGGCAAGCCATCACCATTGTTTCTTGAAAAACCCGTGATCTAGAAGATGGTTTGGCTAGAATTTTACACTGTAATCACCCTTGTTAGACACAGGCCatagaagagaaaaaagtaAAGCATATTAGATAACTTATCCACTATCCGTAAGCACTTAACAACTACTAGCAAAAATCTGCATTGAGAAAagtccttaaaaaaaaatttctggtcgtatcacaaaattaatttaaactaaGACGATCTAATACAGCTCAATTAAGTAACAATCACTATAACTGGAAAGATGCTAGAAAAAGGTATCTGTCGTACCCAATCAGCGATATACTTGGCGTGGAAGGGGAGGCATTCTGCTCAAGAAACTCACAAGCAGTGATTACAACAGGTTCAGCAAATATTACCTACAAGCAAAACAATGTTATATGGAaccacaaaaatataaaaaggcaTGATAGGATGGAGAAGAACCATTCAGAAAACATGGTGAATGTCCAATCTCATCAACCAAAAGAACTCAAGGTAAAAGCTAAGTGATGCGGCCAACAAACAAATCGTTAAAGAGTATCAATTTCAAAACATAAATGGAAGGGGGGAAAAAACATAGATGTACAAAACAGAAATGAAGAAATGAAATACTACGAGTGAGAAATGCAAGTAACAAagagcataaaaaaaaagtaacatgGAAATTATTTCGTTTTTTTTCAGGAGCAACTAATGTTGGTCGCTGAAAACCACACAACAGAGCACCAAAGTTGATCATCCACAAAATTTAGTTTGGCCTACAAAATGTAAAGGGGGGATAACAAGATTTGAGATGTTTGAAGACAACGAAACCGCGAATAATGTgttaacaaaacaaaaaaattttctgtggGAGAAAGAACTCTTAAACAAGTTTTAGATATAAAGAGAATTTATTTTGGAAATATAGAGGTGATGACCTGTGAGAGTACAGGATGTTACAGACACAGAACAACCCAGGGTTACAAGATTGCCATCATGTTACATGCAATAGACGTTAAAAGTAACTCCAACAATAATAAGACAGCGATAACTGAGAGAATACGCATAATATTGACTACAGCTTTACAAGATTACAAACAATCTCATTTAGAAGTTTAAAACTACAAATGATCCATCGCAGACAAAAC from Ananas comosus cultivar F153 linkage group 18, ASM154086v1, whole genome shotgun sequence encodes:
- the LOC109724030 gene encoding uncharacterized protein LOC109724030 isoform X2 — encoded protein: MGRPEPYVLFAQTILHSQLDEYVDEVIFAEPVVITACEFLEQNASPSTPSISLIGATSPPSFALEVFVHCEGESRFRRLCQPFLYSHSSSNVLEVEAIVTNHLVLRGSYRSLTLVVYGNTAEDLGQFNIEVDLDNSLTNVVCSPSEGRLEDLPLALHSSELAFEESVSSLKSLGFRSPEFDILPEVKQFLLLAFQICQLVDTNDMASNVVSAVESVASSCAVVNTDSALHSWDQELLSALVGSKRDSPKFLNVLADARNELLEIWKNLQSENGSCELMEDELETQLPTTEMLVDMFYQCFPFFRKASTLDLPFFSQSKNLVFALGLILLVCSSREGCSHFVSGGGMDQIIHLLHREIPKSTATTLLLLLIIECATRHGIGCESFLGWWPRRDFVVPFRVSDGYCYLLELLLEKQRDDIASLSTYVLHRLRFFEILSRYESAVVFLLTNLPADGQLATDGVTSLVDANSQLKHILKSINSYGPIEDPSPRFVRRISNLGNTEDLLSYKATVNFIATSKYSFARSDFDPYLLSLLKERGFFPLSAALLSSATLRSASGSAADSFLEIATSLELILLSFLFCRSGLSFLLVQPEATELLILAFQDGEDISKTECMTLRQATVLLSKGFFCRPQEVGMIIELYLRVVTAVSRLLAAAPNSDEFLWALWELCAISRTDTGRKALLALGYFPEALSVLLEALRSYKDLEQTAITSGASPLSSAILHSAAEIFEVMVADSAASSLKSWIGLAVELHKALHLSSPGSNRQDAPTRLLKWIDAGVIYHKNGTIGLLQYAAILASGGDAHLSSSSILVSDSIDVENVFGDSTSSSDGLVIDNLLGKLVSDKYFDGVPLTSTSIVQLTTALRILAYISEDSAVAATLFEEGAVTLVYVVLVNCKSMLERWSNSYDYLVDEGAESSSTTDLLFGRSHEKRLLDLIIPSLVLLINLLRKLQETKEQYRNKKLLNALLQLHREVSPRLAACAADLSFLYPSPALGHGAICHLITSAVASWPIFGWAPGLFHSLLENIQATSSAALGPKDVCSLLSLLGYLFPDEGIWLWKNEMPPLSAVRALSIATVLGPQVERQINWYLLPEHSSLLLIRLTPQLDKIAQVVLHYATSGLVVIQDMLRVLIARIASQRAECAVVLLRPTISWLDNHVDESSLSDTDIFKVHQLLHFIASLLEHPNSTALLSKMGTVRILGKVLEICSNAFYSEGKLTRESRGSSRNNILLSWSLPAFKSLALIFNAQSSPKQIAVHDEFLNENISLEESSLIVRHLLKLCQVLPVGKELLACAMAFKELVSSKQGRSSLSVIYSQALGPNQELEQDERDTDENYSNEYSWLQSLPFLKCWKKLLRSLDSNDSCANFVVETVYVLSLSAVCLSLEGDSVEGINILKYLFGLPCEPGGAADISDEKLNEVVNLLKTLEGNIAENENSTAIVGKSALDHVKESLKAVSLLLHSTSDSLSNSQLAVCTESLETPSNAIRSIVMTSQLMPSLSTLPLNEEAALFFSNAWKFIGDSEKTSNDFPNGEFLEKFVWECSDSSLGKHLLPAQSAKRRLPPGDGSSKRTRDAAGSEATTSNVFSRGVNAQNAPLGPTRRDTFRQRKPNTSRPPSMHVDDYVARERNIDGASSGSNIVNTNQRGGSISGRPPSIHVDEFMARQRERQNSIPTLAAGDASQPKSSDLLNNNGPPKPDQPQKLRADLDDDEIDIVFDEEPGSDDKLPFPQPEENLPSPTVAVVKSSPGSVVEESEGDRNGNVRFNQIGSTPQASRSQISTTQELSVPSEKNTSLRDRSESNYSSQPSTNIAGFPSPFSNARSSAPLPLQQFSSSYLYQGKSPQKEQTLGNAQPPLPPTPPPAAVVSSPFVNTSRDVQPPLPTGYPLQAFDVGGPNNVAGLQSENMLSTGNGSWNSITGSRMHLPPLPPPPYSNPITHSPALHSGSPASLYNPSTSNVGTLTLPTPSLISDTGLGILPASGNNNLSAYSLPPFTPSLLINRPNSLPGSVFSPQQGQIPSNLSHILPNSQPSSIQPRPPPPPPPPPQLPHPSQTPQQATPIQMPQPHAEQAMPFAQSSVQLQVPLQFQQQLHVPQMQFYYPTQQLESVLPQPSQPAVEHQQPQNQGLQVDSLSQQQKDAGISLQQYFSSPEAIQSLLSDREKLCQLLEQHPKLMQMLQERLGQI